The DNA region AGTGTTCACAACACCCTCTGCAACATTAAGCTAGTATTCATTGGCAATACGTATAAAGCTCTCCACCTATTACCTTTCCGGAAGGATGTTAACCATGAAACGCCATCTCCTTGCTGTTGTCTGCTTGTCCATTGCCTGTAGTGCCCAGGCCCAGGTTAAGGTCGATATGAAACCTGGCCTTTGGGAAAACACCATCACTATGGATGGTGAGGGAGTGAAGCAAATGGAAGCTATGCATAGCAGCCAGATGCAACAAGCCATGGAAGAAATGAAGCGACAAATGGCCAATATGCCAGCGGAACAGCGCAAGATGATGGAAGAGGCTATGGCCGCATCGGGTATACACGTGAATGAGGACAGTGTTTCACTGGCTAATGGCCAGGTGAATATCAATAAAAACGGCATGCTTGCCAAGCAATGTATTACCCAGGAAGAAATTGATCGTGGTGAGGTGGCAGATGTGGGGGATGAATGCCAATCGACCTTGACACAAATTGCTAAAAACCGCTTTAAGTCCACCCAGGTGTGTACGGGTGAAAATTCATCGACGACAGAAACCGAGATTGTGTTCCATTCGCCGACACATTATACCGGCAAGGGTTCATCATCCCAGGTGTTTAACGGCCAACAATACAGTACGAATATCACCATGGAAGGCAAGTGGATTGATAGTGACTGCGGTGACATCCTCCCAGCAACTTATGATGATGAGTAATCATATTCGCTGACCTCCACTCTCCGGAGCCTTGAACGAAAAGCCCCACCCGGGGCTTTTTTCTTACTGGTTTTGCTGTAATTCCGCTGTCACACAAGCTGCCTATAGTGCCCGCACTCCAGTATCAAGCGAGCGCTCTTATGTCCCCCAAATCCCATAAGCAGATTCACTACAATGTGGCCTTAGTCGATAAATTATGGAATTTGAAACGTTTATGTGAAGCCCATCTGAAAATGCATATACCACTCAATATGGTATTGAAGGATGAAGAGTATCGCGCGGAGCTGCTGGAAAAGGCGTTATCAACAGAGAATAGTGAATTAACCCAATTGGTATGGGATATCCGCCAAATGGAGGATGCTATTGTCTCGGCAAGCCATGAAGGAAAATCATTCAAGCCAAAAAAGAAATCCCGTAAAGGTATCCGCTTACATTATTGGGGGTTGGTAACCTCGGGATTGTTGCTGTTCCTTTGCGGTTATTTATTCCGGGCATTTTTACCCCTGGATGCGGGCCAGGTATTTATAGGGCAGGCGGTTGCCGGCAGCCAGGTACAGGCGACCGCTAATACACATACTAATAAGCCTGCTTCGACCTTTGTTGCCGGTGAACGAGCACAAGGCCCTTTGTTCCGTATTCATGGCTCCAACACCCTGGGTGAAAAACTGGCCCCGCGTTTGGTCGAGTCCTGGCTGATGGCTAAAGGAGCAACCAATATTGCAACAGAGCAGGGTGCCACTGCCACGGAAAAAATGATCAGTGCCCATATAAATGGTCGTGTTGAGTATGTAGAGATACATGCCCACGGCTCCAGCACAGCCTTCACGGATTTGATGAGTGGTAAAGCCGATATGGGCATGTCTTCCCGCCGTATCAAACTCCAGGAGCGCGAATTGCTCATGGAGAAGTTGGGTGATTTGACGGAGCAGGGCAGTGAGCAAATTGTTGGCCTTGATGGTCTGGCAATTGTGACGCACCCGGCGAATCCCATTTCCAATTTATCCCTGCCCCAGTTGGTAAATATTTTTTCCGGTAAGGTTAATAATTGGTCCCAGCTGGGCGGAAAAAACCTGCCCATTCAACTCTATGCGCGCGATGAAGCTTCGGGAACCTGGGACTCATTTAAAAGCCTGGTGCTGGACCCGGCACAGGCGAGCCTTTCTCCCACTGCACAGCGCTTTGAATCCAGTACACAACTGTCAGATTCAGTAGCCAAGGATGAAGGGGGGATAGGTTTTATCGGTTTGCCTTATGTGCGTCGTGCCAAGTTGCTGTCGATTTCGTCTGCCGAGGGTTCCACAGCGATTATGCCGACTCATTTTACGATCAGTACAGAGGACTACCCCTTGGCGCGCCGCCTGTATTTTTATTTGCCGCAACATAACCTTCATGCAGAAGCAGAGGAGTTTGCCAAATTCAGCAATAGTGAACGCGGCCAGGGCATCGTCGAGGATATAGGTTTTATTTCGCAAAACATTAAAGCGGGACAACCGTTCGCCAATAATTTTTATCCACCGGAAATGCGCGACCTGACCCTTCGCTCCCAGCGGCTTTCCATTAATTTTCGTTTTAAGGACGGCAGTGACCAACTGGATAGCAAATCCCTGTCAGACCTGGAGCGCCTGGTGAAATATGTTGAAGTCAACGCACCCAAGCGACTGCAGCTGTTTGGGTTTTCCGACAGTGAAGGTGATAAACACGAAAACCTGGCGTTATCCCTGCGGCGCGCCAAGGTGGTGGAAGATCATTTGATTAAACGGGGGATTTATCCCCTGGTCGCTAAGGGGATGGGGGACGAGGCTCCCTTGGCGAGTAGTGATACTGAAGCCGGGCGCCATATTAACCGTCGTGTGGAAGTCTGGATCTTGTGATGGGTTGAGCAACTCACCCGGCAGGAGCGGCAAGGTTACCGCCCCTATTTTTTTAATAGCCAAGCCTTGGCGTCATCGACATTCTTAAACAACTTGCCCTTGCCAATAAAACGGCTGGTCAAAACATCGCGAATGAATTCGGTGATGTCGCGTGTGCGGGGATTATTGTCTACCCAGGCGATGCGGTATTTATGGGTAATCCCTACCTCTTTAAATAACCTTGGATAATCAAACGCTTCACTGGTTGACAGGGTTCGTGTCAGGTATTGCTCGCCCAGGATATTGTAGATGCCGTGGGTATTGCAGGCCTCGATAACCTGTTTCCACATTGCCACGGCATTTTCATAGTTGCCAATACCCTCGACCTGCACATGTAAATAGCCATCCTGGGGAGTGATTACAAGTTGATAATCCACAAAAACATCCTCGGGTTGTGGGAATCGATATTGTGTTGCCTAATCCTTGAGAGCCTTGAGGCTCCAGTCAATCGCATCAGTATAAAGGGCCGCTGGCAGCAAGTCGCCTAAAAGTACCAGGGTTTCACGTACTTGTGTGACATCCGTACCCAGGATATTGATATGGCCCACTTTGCGCCCTGGCCGAACTTCTTTACCGTACCAGTAGGTGCGTGCGCAGGGAAGGTCGCGCCATGCGGGGTTATAGGTGGTGCCAATCAGGTTGATCATAACGTTTTGGCCGATGATCTGTGGCGCGGGTGTCGCCATGCCACTAATGGCGCGCAGGTGGTATTCAAATTGGCTGATACTGGCACCGGCCTGGGTCCAGTGACCGGAGTTGTGTACGCGGGGAGCCAGCTCGTTAATCAACAACTGGTCGCCCACGCGGAAGGTTTCCATGGCCATCACACCAACATAGTCGAGTGCGGCAAGGATGTTGCCCAGCATGGCTTCAGCCTGTGCCTGTAGTGGTTGCAGGCGTGCCAGTGGCGCTACTGATGCATAAAGGATGCCGTTGAGGTGAAGGTTGAGTGTCAGGGGATAGAAAACACAATCTCCTGCGGCGTTGCGCACGCCAACGAGAGAGACTTCTTCCTCAAAGTTGATGGCTTGTTCCGCAATGGCTTCACCCTGCCAGTCATCGGGCACCTGGTCATCATCGGTGCGCAGCCAATGCTGGCCGCGACCATCATAGCCACCGGTGCGGCGTTTCAGCAGCACGCGCTCGCCCAATTGGTCGCGCAGTTCATTGGCGGTGATGTCATTGGCGACATTGCGCCAGGGGGCAGTGGCTATACCGAGGGAATCAATCAGTTCTTTTTGGGTTTTGCGATCGGCCAGGCGACCGAAGACAGCTTTATTGATAAAGCGTGAATGCTGGGCGAGGGTATGGGTGACCAGTGTTTCGGGCCATTGCTCGCGTTCGGCAGTAACCAGGTCAGCGTCGGACAGGCTTGGGGCGTGGCTCTCGTTAATATCTACCGGGCGCACATCCAGCGCCAAAGGCATGCCCGCGTGTTGCAGCATTGCGCCCAATTGCCCGGCACCCAGGACCCAAACTCGTTGACTCATGCACTCGCCTCGCTGGTGAAAACGGATTACTGATCGCGTGGATCGGGATTGTCCAATACCGCCCGGGTTTGCGCCTGGCGAAATTGCTCAATCCTGGAAGACAGTGCAGGATCGGTTAGCGCCAGTATCTGGCAGGCCAGCAAACCGGCGTTAAAGGCGCCAGCTACCCCAATGGCAAGAGTGCCAACGGCAACGCCTTTAGGCATTTGGACGATGGAATAAAGGCTGTCCACACCATTCAAAGCCTTGCTTTGTACGGGAACACCCAATACCGGGAGGCGGGTATGCGCAGCCACCATGCCGGGCAAGTGCGCGGCGCCGCCGGCACCGGCAATAATCACAGCATAGCCCTGATCTACGGCAGATTCGGCAAAATCGACGAGTTTTTGCGGTGTACGGTGTGCAGAGACCACCTCAGCATGGTGCTCCACGCCCATTTGCTCCAGTATCTCGACGGCGGCCTGCATGGTGGCCCAATCGCTCTTGGAACCCATAATCACAGCAACTTTTCTAGCCATAACCTATGCCTGTTGGTGTCTGTCGGAAAAAAAGGGGCGCATCTTACCACAAGGTGAACCTATGCCGAAGGTTCTCTTTGATCGTTGGGATGTCTCTTGGTGTTGTTGAACACGCATGCCAGGGACCAGGTCAAGGATGGCTCAATAATTCCCCTGGTGCCGGCTGCGCAGATAAATGCTTTCACTGCGATATAAAAAGATTGAGCAACTGATAGTAAACCGGGATGCCCAATAACACATTGAGTGGAAAGGTGACGCCGAGCGCAGCAAAGATTGCCAGGCCTGTATCGGCTTCTTTAATGGCCGCCTCAATGGCCGCCGGTGCTGCAATATAGGATGCACTGGCTGTGAGTGTTGCCAGTATCAAAATACTTCCCTGCGGTAATCCCAAGGCAAGACCCACAAGGGTTCCCACTACAGCCAGTGCAAAGGGGGCGATCAGGGCAAAGCTAACCAGCTTCCAATGCCGCCAGGGGAAGGGATTGAGGTGTTGTGAGGCGCATACCCCCATTTCCAGCAAAAACAGGGCGAGCAGGGCCTTGAACGCCCCCAGAAATAAAGGCGCAATCTCCTTGCTGGCGCCAGGTCCGTAGAGATAGCCAATAATCACACCGCCTGCCAATAACACTACCCCTCGACTGGTCAGGGCTTCATGCCAAATCCCCTTCATGCTGCCGCTGGCACCTGTAGCTCTTTTATAGAGCAGGATAGCGACGACTATGGCAGGCAGTTCCAGTAGCACCAGGTACAGGGTGGTTTGTGGGGCAAGGCTGAGCTGCTTGGCTTCGGCAAATGCCAGGGCTACCGCAAAAGTACCGGCACTGGCCGAGCCATAGTGGGCAGCAATGCTGGCGCTGTTGGCAGCACTCAATTGCACCAATTTGCGCAATAGCGGGTAAAGCAGCAAGGGAATGGCAATACCCAGGGCGATGACGCTCATGACCTCTGGCAAGAGCTGCCAGGTTACCTGGCCGTGCAGGGCCAGGCCTCCTTTCAGGCCGAGGGTCAGCATTAACAAGATACTCAGGGTGTCATAGGCCGCCTTGGGGACTTTTAGGTCCGATTTGGCCACACCGGCTACAACCCCTAACAGGAAAAACATAATAACGATATCGGGCATGGTTTCGGCTCCTGGTGAATACAGGGCCATGATGGCGATAATTTTGAATAGAAGATAATTAATGTTTATGCTTATATACATTGATAATTATCTATATTTTATACCGGGAGCTGTTGTGAACATTCGCCACCTGACCTTTCGCCTGTTACAGGTTTATATTGCTGTCGTTCGCAGTGGCTCCATTTCCCAGGCGGCTGCCCAGTTACACCTTACCCAACCCACGGTATCCCAGCAGATCAAGCGCCTGAGTGAGGCTGTGGGAGAGGGGTTGCTGGAGTTGCGTGAAGGGGGGTATCAGCCCACCTTTGTGGGGCGCGAGCTTTTCAATGCCGCCCAGGATGCCCTCAGCCGTTTCGAAGATTTCAACAGTTTTCTCAGCGATGCGACCCTGGGGACGCGCGGACATTTCAGCTTGGGGATAGTGACCACGGCCAAATACGTATTGCCTCGCCTGCTCAGTCCCTATGCCCAGCAGTACCCGGGTGTGGATGTGACACTCAACATCGGCAACCGCGGCAGTGTATTGCAGCGTTTCCACAATCAGCTGGACGATTTGTATTTATTTAGTTATCCGCCGACCGGCGATCATGTAATCAGTGGCCGTTTACTGCGCAATCCACTGGTAGTGATTGCGCCGCGTCACCACTGGGCAACACAGCGTAGTGAGGTGTCGTTTGCAGAGTTGTTGGATGAGCGCTTCCTGATGCGGGAACCCGGCAGCGCTACGCGCATGCTGTTTGAAAACTGGTTGCGTGAACAGAACCTCCAGTTACATAAGACCCTGCAAATCGAAAGCAATGAAGCCATCCGCTTGAGTGTGGAGACCGGGTTGGGTTTGGCGGTGTTATCGGAACATACCCTGACGCAGATGGGGGATAGTGTGGCGCAGCTGCCGGTAAAAGGCTTTCCGCTACAGGGACACTGGTATTTGGTGCGCCATAGCCATCGGCGCCTGCCTGTGGCAGCGCGCCATTTTATCGAGTTTGTGAATACGCATTTGGGGGAGTGGGTCGATGAGAAGTATCTCAGCAACCAGCTCCAGGTATTGCTGGATACTTCCTCTATCTAAACCTAAACAGACATCAGGGATTGTTGAGTGTGATTCCCTGGAGGGCTTCCAATGCAGGGCTTTTGATCTCGCGCAATTCATCGCCGTGCTGGTCGATGAATAATACCGCCAGGTGATTGGCTTTAGCGACTTCCATACCTTCGCCGCTGCCCAGGCATTGCAGGGCAGTGCTCCAGCCATCGGCCAGTGTGGGGTTGGGGTGAATGACGGCAACGGAGACGGTGTTGTGTTCTACGGGCTTGCCAACACGTGCATCGAGAATGTGGCTGTAGCGTTTGCCTTCGCTATCGAAGTAATGGCGATAGGTACCCGAGGTGATCAGCGACATGGGTTCTCCCGCATCAAAGCTGACGATCTTTTGCAACTTGCGTTCGCCCGGTAGTGGCTTATCCAGGCCAATTCGCCAGGCGCTGCCATCTGCCTTTTTGCCGCGAACCTGCAATTCACCGCCGATTTCAACCAAATAGCTTACTATGCCGAAATCGTTTTCCAGTAACTTGACGACCCGCTCAACGCTATAGCCCTGGGCGATAGAGTTGGAGTCTATGCGCAATTCCGGCACTTGTTTACGCAGTTGGGTATCGCTGGGGATATCCAGCTTGTCCATGCCGACAATGGTGAGGGCTGCGGCAATTTCCTCGTCAGACGGTTTGTTGAAGACATCTTTTTTAAAGCCCCAAAGCTCAAACAGGGGCTTGCTGGTGATGTCGTAGCAACCATGGCTGGCGATATAGATATCCCTGGCGCGTTTGACCAGGTCCACCAGTTCTGCGTCGGTGTTGACAATATCGGTAGCCTGCAGGTTGTTGAATTGCTCGATGACCGAATCATCGCGATAGTTGGAAAATACCTGGTCGATGTGGGCCAGTTCCTTGCTGATTGCTTCCTCCAGTTGTGCCTGGGACACGCTGCTGGTTTCCGGCAGGTACAGGCTGATGTTGTAGGTAGTACCCTGGGTAAATCCCTGGATTTTGAGCGGTTCTTCGACTTTGGGGGTGCAGGCTATGCACAGGCTGCCAAGCAGGGTTACAACCGCCAAATGTACAAGCCTTTGGTGAGCGCGGATAAGGGTCCTGTATGCCATGGGTCTCTCTCAGTCTCGTCATTGCAATCGGCGCGCATTATAGCCCCATGTTTTATCGATTATCCCCGCCTTTTGCGGCGAATTTACGCACCTTGACCTAAGGTGTAGCTATTACCCGGCGGAGAATGCCTATGCCTCATCGCGCTCATCTGTTTTCCCTGCGCCCCGGTCATGCTGTACGTGAGGCCTGTGTGCGCGAACCCTATAACCGAAAACGCCTGACCCGTGACCTGCTCGCGGGTTTGACGGTTGGGGTCATTGCTATTCCACTGGCGATGGCGCTTGCTGTTGCCAGTGGCGTACCGCCTCAGTACGGCCTTTATACCGCCATCATTGCCGGTTTCCTGATTCCGTTGTTGGGTGGCTCGCGTTTTAGTATTTCCGGTCCGACAGCGGCCTTCGTGGTCATCCTCTATCCGGTTGCACAGAAATACGGTCTGGGTGGGCTATTGGTTGCCAGCGTAATGGCGGGGGGCATCCTGGTGATCATGGCGCTGCTGCGCCTGGGGCGTTTGATTGAATACATTCCCGAAGCCGTAACCCTGGGATTTACCGGCGGCATTGCCATAGTGATTGCCACCTTGCAGATCAAGGATATGCTCGGGCTCGATATGGGTGAGATGCCTGAGCACTATATCGATAAGCTGTGGCTGTTATTTTCCCATCTATCGCACTGGCATTGGCCCAGTGTGGCGGTGGCGGTAAGCACCCTGATGGTGATGTTGGCCTGGCCGCATTTGAAATGGCCTGTCCCGCCGCATTTGCCGGCACTCCTGCTGGGTACCCTGGTTGCCTTGTTACTGGCCCAGGCGGGTTATGGTGTGGATACTATCGGATCGCGCTTTTCCTACCTGCTTCCCGATGGTTCCCATGGCGCAGGTATTCCTTCCCAACTGCCGGAATTTGAATGGCCCTGGTTACAAGCGGGTGCCGATGGCCTGCCGTTGCGCTGGTCCTGGCAGCTCTTTCAGGATTTGCTGGCGGCGGCTTTTGCGATTGCCATGTTGGGAGCCATTGAATCACTGCTGTGTGCTGTGGTGCTGGATGGCATGACAGGCAAGCGCCACAGTGCCAACAGCGAGCTTTTGGGGCAGGGGATTGCCAATATGGTAACGCCTTTCTTTGGCGGTATTACGGCAACGGCGGCCTTGGCGCGTTCGGCAGCCAATGTGCGTGCCGGGGCTGAGTCGCCGGTTGCCGGTATGGTGCACGCGCTGGTGGTGTTACTGGGATTGGTATCCCTGGCACCGCTGCTGGCATATATCCCTATGGCTGCCATGGCCGCGCTATTGGTGATGGTGGCCTGGGGCATGAGTGAAGCCCACAAGGCGGTTCATTTGTTAAGGACGGCACCGCGCGGCGACATTTGGGTATTTGTCGCCTGCCTGGGATTAACCGTGTTGTTCGATATGGTGATTGCGATCACTGTTGGGATAGTGTTGGCTGCCTTGCTGTTCATGAAGGAAATCGCGGCTATGACCCACGCCGAAGATATAACGACCCAGGCGACAGACGCCCTGCCGGAGCACTGGCGCGTGTTTAAAATCACCGGCCCCTTGTTTTTTGCTGCGGCAGATCGCGTGTTTGGCGAGTTATCGACCCTGTGTACTGAGCGACAACATATCGTGCTGTCGCTCAAGGAAGTTTCACTGCTGGATGCAGGTGGCTTGGCGGCATTGAACAAGCTCATAGATAAATGCCGCCATAACCAGACGGAACTGATACTCACGGATATCCCGCCCCAACCTTTGAATACCCTGGCGCATGCGGATATCAAACCGATCAAGGGGGCGTTGCGTTTTTACCTTACCTTGGAGGAGGCGCGGCGGACCATTATCCAGGATAATGCCGCCGCCTAGTGTTATTCCGGCTCTGCCTCGCCACCAAACGCGGCGAGCAGGGCGGTAATAAAGTTTTTCAATTCCAGGGTCATGATGGCAAAGTCGGCATCAAATTGTTCCGCCTTGGTTTCGGGATTGCGATCATTGGCTTTTTCGCTGACCACATCCTCAAACTTCAAGCGCTTGACTCCTAATTGATCATCCAGGATGCAATGGATCGACTCTTTCCAGCAGAGTGCAATCTTGCTGACGTGCATCCCACTGTCCAAATGGCTGCGAATTTCACTCGCGGTTAAATCGAGTTTTTTACAGCGCACCACGCGTCCATCTTTAGTCGCCTGCAATTCGACCTCTTCCCCCAGGGCAAATTGATGCGGTGCTTCGCTATCGCGCAGCCACTGGGTCATGACCTGGGTTGGCAGGTGTTTGGGGGATATCGGCATGCAGCGCAAACTGCCCAGGGCTTCGCGCAGTTTGCTGAGCAGGTCTTCTGCGCGTTTGGCGGAGCTGGAATTCACGACAATCAGTTTTTCCTGTAGCGCGATATAGGCGTAATCCAGCGAGGATTTAGTAAAGGCACGCGGCAATAGCGAGAAGATAATTTCGTCCTTCAGTCCATCGCGTTCCTTGCGTCCCACCGGGCGTGATTCGGCTTCGCGAATAGCGGCGACTTTTTCTTCCAACTGCTCTTTGATCACACCGCTGGGCAGGATTTTTTCCTGCTTTTTGGCACAGATCATCATGTAGCCATTGCTGGCGTGTACGTACTGCGTACCTTCGCGCCCCAGTGGCGGTTCAAAACCATAGCGCAGCGGGTCGAGGCTGCCACAGGGGTTAAAGCAGAATGGGGCGAGTTTGTCGTTGAGCTCTTCCGGACTGAGTGTCCAGTCATCGGTGAGGCGGTAGAGGCGTAAATTTTTAAACCACATGGAAAGTCCGATAAAAACGCAAAGCGGGAAAGAAGGTTGCAAGGATGTGACTTGGACCTCTGCCTAACCGCTGAGACACGCTGTAAACCCATCCCTTGGAACTCGACGTTGGCATCCTGTCTCCGACAGTCTCAGCCATCAGGCTGAAGCCCAAGCTGGTGAGGGCGGTGGGTGGTTCACTTACCCAACAATATCAATCAACTCGACGTCAAAAATCAGCGCCGAGAAGGGTTTGATAGAGGCACCGGCACCGCGCTCGCCATAAGCTAATTGATAGGGGATGTACAGGCGCCATTTGGAGCCGACCGGCATAAGTTGCAGGGCTTCGGTCCAACCGGCGATGACACCGTTGACCGGGAAGTCGATAGGCTGGCCACGTTGGACGGAGCTGTCGAACACAGAGCCATCGATCAGGGTGCCGTGGTAGTGGGTTTTAACGCGCGAGGTGTTGGTTGGAACAGCGCCTGAGCCCTGGGTAATCACCTCATACTGCAGGCCGGAAGCGGTGACAACCACACCATCACGTTTGGCGTTTTCAGCCAGGAAAGTCTCACCCTCGGCGGCCAGGCTTTTGTGTTGCTCTGCCTCTTTCGCCTGCATACGGCGGTTGATTTCGCCAAAGGCTTCCTGCATTTGCTCATTGCTAAAGGGATTGGCAACATCGTTCAGGGCATCGAGCAGGCCCTGGGCAACAGCTTCAGCGTTGATGCCATCAAAAGGGTTATCAATCAGTTGCTGGCCCATCTGGCGGCCCACGCCGTAACTCACACGGCCTTCGATACTGGAAAAATCCCGGGACATAACATACTCACTCAGTCTTGATCAAAAGGCCGGGCAGTCTACCAGATACACCGGACAGGATCAGGTGCGATTCTCCGGTGGCTGATCCCGGTTGTCGGGGGCATGTGCCAGGGGCTCGCCGGGAATATCGACTGGCTCGGTTTGCGCGTGCGCCTGTGCTATCCCTTCATCACCATCAGGGGCAAGGATATGGATCTCGCGGATAAAAATGCCCCAAAACGCCATAAACAAAGCCGCTACCAATGGGCCGATAATAAAACCGTTAACACCGAATAGCCCCAGACCGCCGAGTGTCGAGAGCAGGACAATATAGTCCGGCAACTTGGTGTCCCGGCCCACCAGGATAGGGCGCAGGATGTTGTCGATCAGGCCTATGACACCACCGCCAAAAGCTACCAATATTGCGCCTTTGGTGAAGTCGCCGGTTGCGAACAGGTAAATAGCGACAGGGAGCCAGATCAGCGCCGGACCGACAGCGGGAATCAGTGACAATATCGCCATCACTACCCCCCATAGCAGTGCACCGGGAATACCCAGTACCCAGAAAATCAATCCACCCAGGCTGCCCTGGATCACCGCAATCACCAGGTTTCCCTTGATGGTGGCGCGGGTTACCTCCCCGAATTTGGCAAATAACAGGCGCTCGCGCGCATCACCCAGGGGGAGGGCGCGAATCAGCAACTCCAGCAACTGGGGGCCATCGCGCAACAGGAAAAATGTCAAGTACAACATCAGGCAGATATTGAGTAACAGGATAAAGGTATTCTGCCCGGCATTGAGTAGGTGTTGCGCAATCAACTTGCCGCTGCTCATGCCCAGGTCCAGGGCATTTTTCTTGAGGTTATCGATATCAATCTCAAGGTGTTCCAGCGCCTGTTGTACCGCCGGGAATGCCGTGCGCAACTGTTCGATATATTGTGCCGGGTTAATTTCCCCGGACTGCAGCTTGCCATAAAAGACAGCGCCCTCCCGGACAACCGAACTGATCAGAAAGATGGCTGGTAGTACCACAATCAGGATGCAGGCAACGAGGGTTAGCAATGCACTGGTATTGGTTCTGCCCCTGGTC from Cellvibrio japonicus Ueda107 includes:
- a CDS encoding DUF3617 domain-containing protein, with the translated sequence MKRHLLAVVCLSIACSAQAQVKVDMKPGLWENTITMDGEGVKQMEAMHSSQMQQAMEEMKRQMANMPAEQRKMMEEAMAASGIHVNEDSVSLANGQVNINKNGMLAKQCITQEEIDRGEVADVGDECQSTLTQIAKNRFKSTQVCTGENSSTTETEIVFHSPTHYTGKGSSSQVFNGQQYSTNITMEGKWIDSDCGDILPATYDDE
- a CDS encoding phosphate ABC transporter substrate-binding/OmpA family protein; protein product: MSPKSHKQIHYNVALVDKLWNLKRLCEAHLKMHIPLNMVLKDEEYRAELLEKALSTENSELTQLVWDIRQMEDAIVSASHEGKSFKPKKKSRKGIRLHYWGLVTSGLLLFLCGYLFRAFLPLDAGQVFIGQAVAGSQVQATANTHTNKPASTFVAGERAQGPLFRIHGSNTLGEKLAPRLVESWLMAKGATNIATEQGATATEKMISAHINGRVEYVEIHAHGSSTAFTDLMSGKADMGMSSRRIKLQERELLMEKLGDLTEQGSEQIVGLDGLAIVTHPANPISNLSLPQLVNIFSGKVNNWSQLGGKNLPIQLYARDEASGTWDSFKSLVLDPAQASLSPTAQRFESSTQLSDSVAKDEGGIGFIGLPYVRRAKLLSISSAEGSTAIMPTHFTISTEDYPLARRLYFYLPQHNLHAEAEEFAKFSNSERGQGIVEDIGFISQNIKAGQPFANNFYPPEMRDLTLRSQRLSINFRFKDGSDQLDSKSLSDLERLVKYVEVNAPKRLQLFGFSDSEGDKHENLALSLRRAKVVEDHLIKRGIYPLVAKGMGDEAPLASSDTEAGRHINRRVEVWIL
- the purK gene encoding 5-(carboxyamino)imidazole ribonucleotide synthase, encoding MSQRVWVLGAGQLGAMLQHAGMPLALDVRPVDINESHAPSLSDADLVTAEREQWPETLVTHTLAQHSRFINKAVFGRLADRKTQKELIDSLGIATAPWRNVANDITANELRDQLGERVLLKRRTGGYDGRGQHWLRTDDDQVPDDWQGEAIAEQAINFEEEVSLVGVRNAAGDCVFYPLTLNLHLNGILYASVAPLARLQPLQAQAEAMLGNILAALDYVGVMAMETFRVGDQLLINELAPRVHNSGHWTQAGASISQFEYHLRAISGMATPAPQIIGQNVMINLIGTTYNPAWRDLPCARTYWYGKEVRPGRKVGHINILGTDVTQVRETLVLLGDLLPAALYTDAIDWSLKALKD
- the purE gene encoding 5-(carboxyamino)imidazole ribonucleotide mutase produces the protein MARKVAVIMGSKSDWATMQAAVEILEQMGVEHHAEVVSAHRTPQKLVDFAESAVDQGYAVIIAGAGGAAHLPGMVAAHTRLPVLGVPVQSKALNGVDSLYSIVQMPKGVAVGTLAIGVAGAFNAGLLACQILALTDPALSSRIEQFRQAQTRAVLDNPDPRDQ
- a CDS encoding sodium-dependent bicarbonate transport family permease yields the protein MPDIVIMFFLLGVVAGVAKSDLKVPKAAYDTLSILLMLTLGLKGGLALHGQVTWQLLPEVMSVIALGIAIPLLLYPLLRKLVQLSAANSASIAAHYGSASAGTFAVALAFAEAKQLSLAPQTTLYLVLLELPAIVVAILLYKRATGASGSMKGIWHEALTSRGVVLLAGGVIIGYLYGPGASKEIAPLFLGAFKALLALFLLEMGVCASQHLNPFPWRHWKLVSFALIAPFALAVVGTLVGLALGLPQGSILILATLTASASYIAAPAAIEAAIKEADTGLAIFAALGVTFPLNVLLGIPVYYQLLNLFISQ
- a CDS encoding LysR family transcriptional regulator yields the protein MNIRHLTFRLLQVYIAVVRSGSISQAAAQLHLTQPTVSQQIKRLSEAVGEGLLELREGGYQPTFVGRELFNAAQDALSRFEDFNSFLSDATLGTRGHFSLGIVTTAKYVLPRLLSPYAQQYPGVDVTLNIGNRGSVLQRFHNQLDDLYLFSYPPTGDHVISGRLLRNPLVVIAPRHHWATQRSEVSFAELLDERFLMREPGSATRMLFENWLREQNLQLHKTLQIESNEAIRLSVETGLGLAVLSEHTLTQMGDSVAQLPVKGFPLQGHWYLVRHSHRRLPVAARHFIEFVNTHLGEWVDEKYLSNQLQVLLDTSSI
- a CDS encoding FAD:protein FMN transferase, giving the protein MAVVTLLGSLCIACTPKVEEPLKIQGFTQGTTYNISLYLPETSSVSQAQLEEAISKELAHIDQVFSNYRDDSVIEQFNNLQATDIVNTDAELVDLVKRARDIYIASHGCYDITSKPLFELWGFKKDVFNKPSDEEIAAALTIVGMDKLDIPSDTQLRKQVPELRIDSNSIAQGYSVERVVKLLENDFGIVSYLVEIGGELQVRGKKADGSAWRIGLDKPLPGERKLQKIVSFDAGEPMSLITSGTYRHYFDSEGKRYSHILDARVGKPVEHNTVSVAVIHPNPTLADGWSTALQCLGSGEGMEVAKANHLAVLFIDQHGDELREIKSPALEALQGITLNNP
- the dauA gene encoding C4-dicarboxylic acid transporter DauA, which produces MPHRAHLFSLRPGHAVREACVREPYNRKRLTRDLLAGLTVGVIAIPLAMALAVASGVPPQYGLYTAIIAGFLIPLLGGSRFSISGPTAAFVVILYPVAQKYGLGGLLVASVMAGGILVIMALLRLGRLIEYIPEAVTLGFTGGIAIVIATLQIKDMLGLDMGEMPEHYIDKLWLLFSHLSHWHWPSVAVAVSTLMVMLAWPHLKWPVPPHLPALLLGTLVALLLAQAGYGVDTIGSRFSYLLPDGSHGAGIPSQLPEFEWPWLQAGADGLPLRWSWQLFQDLLAAAFAIAMLGAIESLLCAVVLDGMTGKRHSANSELLGQGIANMVTPFFGGITATAALARSAANVRAGAESPVAGMVHALVVLLGLVSLAPLLAYIPMAAMAALLVMVAWGMSEAHKAVHLLRTAPRGDIWVFVACLGLTVLFDMVIAITVGIVLAALLFMKEIAAMTHAEDITTQATDALPEHWRVFKITGPLFFAAADRVFGELSTLCTERQHIVLSLKEVSLLDAGGLAALNKLIDKCRHNQTELILTDIPPQPLNTLAHADIKPIKGALRFYLTLEEARRTIIQDNAAA